From the genome of Archaeoglobus neptunius:
TGGATTTGCGAATAGTATTTTTTTCCCCGTTGTGGATGACAATCGGGTCAGAACTTCTTTCAACAATAGTACAAAAGACTTCAAAATCGAGAAGTCTTTCAATAACATCATCGGAGGGATTTTCTCCGGGGAGCAGGATAAATCCGGCAAATTTTTTGACCTCATCCTGTAATTTTACGTCGCTCAAAATTGCTATATCACACTCCTCGATGTCGTTTTCGTCTTTAATTATAATTATCTTCATTGGAGCAATTTTGCTCAGAATCTTAAAAAATTTTCCAAATTTATTGTAGTTCCAGTTCTGATATTTTAACCTGCTTCCACCAATTTTTGTTTCGGATGCAGCCAGGATCAGGCTTTAGATAATCCCCAAAATAGTTGTAAGCCCTTGCTCTGCAGCCGCCACAGTAATACCTGTATCTGCATGTTCCACAACCCTCTATAATATCCTTATCTCGAAGATCCTCAAAGACGTGATTGTGGAGCCAGAGGTCTTCCAGACTCCTGTGATCTAGCTCCCTTATGTTTCCTACCTTCAGGGGAAAGAAAACACAGGGCTGGATGTCACCATTTGCCCTCATCGATATGTAAAATCTCCCCGCACCGCAACCCCCGATAAACCCGGCCAGCTCCCTCAGCCTGTCCCCCGCAGTTATATTGTAGAAATGGGTTGGCACCATGTTTCCCTCGCACTGAAGAGCAACTCTTGCAAATTGCGGTGCGGTGGACAGTAGCTGGATGCTTGAGGTGTGGTTCCTCTGATACAAGAACTTCAGCAGTTCCTCTCTTTGCTCAGGGCTGATATCTGCCTCAACAATTTCTCTCCCTCTTCCAGTGGGAATAAAGTTGTAATGCATGAACCAGTTAACGCCCAGTGTCTCGCAGAGACCTATAACTCCCTCAACATCCCTGTAGTTGTATTTCGTGACAGTCATGGAAACGTTGACAAACAGTCCTGCCTTAAGAGCATTCTTTATCCCTTCGACCGTTCTGTCGAATGAGCCGGATATTCCTCTGAACCGGTCGTGCGTCTGTTTAAGACCGTCCAAACTGATCTGCAGGTACCCAACTCCGCTCTCTTTTAGTTTTCTTGCAACATCTTCGGTGATAAGAGTTCCGTTAGTGGCAATTGCAACGTAGATTCCTTTATCAGCAGCATATTTTGTCAGATCAAATATATCTCTCCTTACGAGTGGCTCTCCACCGGAAAACGCTATTATGGTAACTCCAAGCCTGTCAAATTTGTCTATTGCATCGAAGGCTTCTTCAGTTGTTAGTTCGTCCTCCAAAGGCTTTCCGGCAGTCGCATAGCAGTGCCTGCAGCGGAGATTGCATGCGTAGGTTACATCCCAGACCACCTGAAAAGGTGCACCCGGAACAAAAGGTTTCTGCATTCCAAAATTAGCCAGACCCTTGATAACATTCGCTAAACCTCTTCTCCAGTAGGCATCCTTGAATTTCTCCTTCAGTTCCCCGTAGGTTACATTGAAAGCCTTTGCCCCCCTCTCCAGAACGGGTTTGACAACCTTCGAGGCCAATCTGCACTTCCAGCAGGCCTTGTCTCTGTAACCCAACGCAAGTTCGAGGGCGACCTCAAGCCTGTTTTTCTGACAGAGGTGACAGTAACCTGAGAGTGATTTTATTGCCGTCTTTGCTACAGGATTATCCACAACTTCAGCAAAAAACCTGATTCTGTCCATTTTACCCACCCTGCATAAGTATGTATTTCTGTATAAATGCATTGCGTAAAATTTATTCCCATGTAGGAACAAATTTGTTCATAGGATAGTTAAATATCAGGAATGGGAAAGGGGGATATGGGTATGAATCCGCTCCATGAGATCTCAGATGTGATAGAGAATATGAAGTTCAAACCATCAGACATCAGAATATACTCACTTCTTCTGGAGAAAGGGGAGATGAGGGTGAGTGAGATTGCAAGAGAGCTTGGTCTTTCTGTCAGATTTGTCAGGGACAGGTTGAAAGTGCTGGTTAAGAGGGGAATCGTCAAAAAAGAGCTAATTGAAAGGGGATGGGTGGGCTACATTTACAAAGCTGAAAAACCCGTAAAAGTTCTGGAGAAGATAAAATCAGGGCTAATTCTGGAGTTTGAAAGAATTGAAAAGAGCCTCACGGATTGAATTTTACATGCACCGCAAATCCCCCTCCAATTTTCTTAATTCTCTCGATGCTACAACCCACGATTTCTGACCTCCCGTCACATATTGTTGGAGAACTGCTGCCGCCTATGAACATTGGGGCATAGTAGATTCTCATCTCATCAACCAGCTTCTCCGAAATAAGGGACGAAATCAGAGTTCCCCCACCCTCAACCATAACCTTCCTTATTCCTGTCTTGTACAGGTATTCAAGCAGCAACTTTAAATCGACCTTCCTCCCTCCGAACACGGCAACCTCAGCAACCTCAGCAACCATCTTCATTTTTTCCCTGTTCGCCGATTTTGAGACTGCAACAATCGTCTTTGCCTCATCGTTCAGAACTCTCGCGTCAAGGGGCACTCTGCATTTGCTGTCAACAATCACTCTCACTGGGTTGGGGCTTTTTCCCTGGCCGACCCTCATCGCCCTGAGTTCAGCACTTTTCACAGTCAGTCTCGGATCATCAGCCAGAACCGTGCCTATTCCCACCATAATTGCATCCGAGTTTGCTCTCAATTCGTCCACGATCTTTAAGTCTTCTGCGCATGAGATTTTAAGCTGTTTTCTTGTTTCATCACTGATTTTACCGTCCAGACTTGCGGCAACGTTGATGAAGACGTACGGTCTCATGGTTCACCTTTGAAGTATGGCTCCCTTTTCCTGACAGTTGCTATTATTTCGTTTATCAGCTCATCGTCGTGTTTTCCATTGATGCTTATGGTGGTATCTCTTAGAAGACACGGTTTTAACTTACCGTCAGAGGTGACCCTCATCCTGTTACAGTGCATGCAGAAGGCAGAGTTGTCAAGGGGCTTTACGAACTCAATCACGCCCAGAGGAGTGAAATACTGCATCCTTCTGTGCATGGCCCTAATTCTTGTCTGGAATGCAATTTCAGAATATTTTTTTTCTAAAGAGGAGATGTCAAAAAAGTACTTTTCCAGACCGGGGAGAGGTAACAGCTCGATTAACTGCAGAATCGCTCTCACTTCACTGCTATTGAATGAATTCGTAAACTCCAGCAGATTTTCCACCTCATCATCATTTATACCCTTCAGCACAAGCATGTTAACCTTTACGGGGGTTAACCCAACCTCGCATGCCCGGGATATCCCACTCACGACCTTTTCGACATCACCAACTTTTGTGATGAACCTGTATTTCTCCGCATTGAGCGTATCGAGACTTACATTCACCCTGCTCAATCCGCACTCTCTGAGTTCCTCTGCATACTTTTCCAGCAAAATTCCGTTAGTGGTCATTGAAATCTCATCAAACTCGGGCATTTCCTGAATAATATCCAAAATGTCCTTTCTGAGCAGTGGCTCTCCTCCCGTAATTTTGAGTTTTTTCACACCGAGCTTGTGGAAGGCCTTTGCTATCTCGACTATCCTGTCCGGTGACATCTCCTTTCCCGGGTTTCTCTCCCCTTCCTTATGGCAGTAAAAGCATTCGAGATTGCATCTGTTGGTAACAGCAATTCTTAAGTTCGTCACAACCCTTCCAAACCCATCTCTGAGCATATCTCTTCAGCCCTCTTCAAATCCTCCTCTGTGTTGATGTTGAGGAATGAGAGCAAATCTTTATCAAACTTTCTCAGGTTTTCTGCAGGATAGTAAATAACATTGAGATTTCTCAAGGGGAACAGTATCTTCCTTATTCCGGATTTAATCGCCTTTTCGATCTCTCCTATCGATCCTCTGGAGTAGTAAGCAAGCAGTGGCTCGGGATATTCATGTTTGGGTACCAGTGCATCGCAGCCCGTCTCAACACCCTTCTCGTATATGTGTTCGACAAGTTTTTTTCTAACAAAAGGCATATCCACTGCAGCGACAACGCAATTTTCAAAGAAATTCAGAGCAGCATGAATACCGGCTATTGACCCCACGTCCCTGTAAAAGTCGCATGTAATCTTAATATCGTACCTCTCGGAAAGAAATTTTGCCTGCTTCTCATCTCTGCAGACAAAAACTGTATCGTATTCCGAGTACTTCTCTATGGCTATTTCAATCAGTCTTTTCCCGCAAAGTTCGACCTCTGTTTTTTCCATCCCTATTCTGCGCCCTACACCACCCACAAGTACAGCCATCCTCACTGCGGAAAGTTTAGTTAGCTATTTATTACACTTTTCCGAGATGGGTTCATGGACATCACCGATGAACTGAGGGCGTACAGAGAAAAGGACATTCCGTACTCTCGGGTACTCAGCTCTATGTGCACAATTCCGCATCCGATTGCTCTTGAGGCCCACAGTATGTTCATAGAGACGAATTTGGGAGACCCGGGGATATTCAGAGGCACCCTTGAGCTGGAGAAGAAGTTGATGGAGATGCTTGGAAAAATTCTACACTGTGATAATCCTGCAGGGTATATCTGCTCCGGTGGTACTGAAGCAAACATTCAGGGAATAAGAGCCGCAAGAAATATTCAGAGATCGAAAAATAAACCGAACATCGTCATTCCTGAAACTGCTCATTTCTCGTTTGAGAAGATAGGCGACATTCTGGGCGTGGAGATCCGAAGGGCTGGGATAGATGAGGAATACCGGGTTGAGGTGGGCATGGTGGAAAGACTGATCGATGATTCCACAGTTGCCATTGTTGGCATTGCCGGAACAACCGAGCTAGGACAGATTGATCCAATTGTGGAGCTTTCAAAGCTTGCAGAGGAGAGAGGTATAGAGCTCCATGTCGATGCAGCTTTTGGTGGTCTCGTGATCCCCTTCATGGATGATCCTTACCCCTTTGATTTCCAGAACAAAGGTGTATCCTCGATTACAATAGATCCGCACAAAATGGGTATGGCCACGATTCCCGCCGGAGGTATAGTTTTCAGAAGTGAAAAGTACCTGAGAGCTCTTGAGGTCGAGACTCCTTACTTGACATCGAAGGCCCAATTCACCCTCACAGGAACTAGACCGGGAACTGGCGTAGCTTCGGCCTATGCCGTGTTAAAGCACCTGGGATTTGATGGTATGAAAGAGGTCGTGAACAAATGCCTGGATAACACAAGATTGCTGGTTGAGGAGATGATGTCGCTGGGATTTGAACCTGTTATCGAGCCAATAATGAACGTTGTTGCCTTTCCGGCAGATGATGCTGAAAGACTGAAAGAGGAACTGTACCGGAGAAATTGGGTGATATCCACAATAAGAAATCCGAGAGCAATAAGGTTTGTTATTATGCCCCATGTCACGGAAGAGGTTATTAAGTCATTTATATCAGATTTTAGAAAGATTGTTGGAAGGTGAGAAAATGGAGGTAAGGCTTGTGGTTGATGGTGAGGATATCGAGATGAATGAGTTTGTAACCAGGGTTTTTGGTAAGGTTATAGAGGCTCTGGTTTCAACGCTCAGGGGAGTTGATGAGAACTGGGATATAGTGAAAATTGAAGTGGTCAGATAGCCGGTGAGTTGTTTGTTGCGGGACTGCATAGAACTCACACAGTATGTTCCGGGAAAGAGTATCGAGGAAGTTAGAAAAAAGTATGGACTTAAGAGGATTGTAAAGCTGGCCTCAAACGAAAATCCCTATGGTCCGAGTCCTAAGGCCATAAATGCTCTTCGCAGTTTTTTGGACCTGCACATTTACCCCGATCCCAGCTACAGTGAGTTGAGGGAAAGGTTGTCGGAGTACACAGGGTGGGAAGAGGATAGAATTGTGGTCTCCACAGGAATCGATGGAATTCTTGAAACAATTTTTTCGCTCCTGATTGATAAAGGTGACGAAGTTCTAATTCCAGTACCCACTTTTCCTTACTATCACATTCTGACGAGGTTGAGATGCGGGAGAGAGGTTCTTGTAAAGAGAGGGAGGAACTTTAGGATTGACGAGTCCGTACTGAACTTCATAACAAAAAAGACGAAAATCGTTATAGTTTGCAGCCCCAACAATCCCACCGGCAATACTGAGTCGGAGGAGGTTGTTAGGGCAATAGCCGAAAGCACAGACGGTCTTGTGTTTGTTGATGAAGCCTACATCGAGTTTTCAGATTCGAAAATGGACATTGACGCTGAAAATGTTGTCATTGCACGTACTTTTTCTAAGGCCTTTGGTCTTGCAAATCTGCGGATTGGATATGCCAGACTTCCGGACTGGTTACTCGAACCCTTCAGGGCAGCTTCAACGCCATTTCCGGTATCCACTCCTGCTGAAAGAGCAGCTATTGCCGCTCTGGACGATGTGAAATGGATGCAGGAATGTGTTGAAAGGATAAGGTTTGAGAGGGAGAGAGTTTATCGGGAACTGAAAGGAATGGTTGAGGTACACCCATCGCAGGCCAACT
Proteins encoded in this window:
- a CDS encoding radical SAM/SPASM domain-containing protein, which codes for MDRIRFFAEVVDNPVAKTAIKSLSGYCHLCQKNRLEVALELALGYRDKACWKCRLASKVVKPVLERGAKAFNVTYGELKEKFKDAYWRRGLANVIKGLANFGMQKPFVPGAPFQVVWDVTYACNLRCRHCYATAGKPLEDELTTEEAFDAIDKFDRLGVTIIAFSGGEPLVRRDIFDLTKYAADKGIYVAIATNGTLITEDVARKLKESGVGYLQISLDGLKQTHDRFRGISGSFDRTVEGIKNALKAGLFVNVSMTVTKYNYRDVEGVIGLCETLGVNWFMHYNFIPTGRGREIVEADISPEQREELLKFLYQRNHTSSIQLLSTAPQFARVALQCEGNMVPTHFYNITAGDRLRELAGFIGGCGAGRFYISMRANGDIQPCVFFPLKVGNIRELDHRSLEDLWLHNHVFEDLRDKDIIEGCGTCRYRYYCGGCRARAYNYFGDYLKPDPGCIRNKNWWKQVKISELELQ
- a CDS encoding transcriptional regulator, which encodes MGKGDMGMNPLHEISDVIENMKFKPSDIRIYSLLLEKGEMRVSEIARELGLSVRFVRDRLKVLVKRGIVKKELIERGWVGYIYKAEKPVKVLEKIKSGLILEFERIEKSLTD
- a CDS encoding 2,5-diamino-6-(ribosylamino)-4(3H)-pyrimidinone 5'-phosphate reductase; this encodes MRPYVFINVAASLDGKISDETRKQLKISCAEDLKIVDELRANSDAIMVGIGTVLADDPRLTVKSAELRAMRVGQGKSPNPVRVIVDSKCRVPLDARVLNDEAKTIVAVSKSANREKMKMVAEVAEVAVFGGRKVDLKLLLEYLYKTGIRKVMVEGGGTLISSLISEKLVDEMRIYYAPMFIGGSSSPTICDGRSEIVGCSIERIKKIGGGFAVHVKFNP
- the moaA gene encoding GTP 3',8-cyclase MoaA encodes the protein MLRDGFGRVVTNLRIAVTNRCNLECFYCHKEGERNPGKEMSPDRIVEIAKAFHKLGVKKLKITGGEPLLRKDILDIIQEMPEFDEISMTTNGILLEKYAEELRECGLSRVNVSLDTLNAEKYRFITKVGDVEKVVSGISRACEVGLTPVKVNMLVLKGINDDEVENLLEFTNSFNSSEVRAILQLIELLPLPGLEKYFFDISSLEKKYSEIAFQTRIRAMHRRMQYFTPLGVIEFVKPLDNSAFCMHCNRMRVTSDGKLKPCLLRDTTISINGKHDDELINEIIATVRKREPYFKGEP
- a CDS encoding molybdenum cofactor guanylyltransferase, with amino-acid sequence MAVLVGGVGRRIGMEKTEVELCGKRLIEIAIEKYSEYDTVFVCRDEKQAKFLSERYDIKITCDFYRDVGSIAGIHAALNFFENCVVAAVDMPFVRKKLVEHIYEKGVETGCDALVPKHEYPEPLLAYYSRGSIGEIEKAIKSGIRKILFPLRNLNVIYYPAENLRKFDKDLLSFLNINTEEDLKRAEEICSEMGLEGL
- the mfnA gene encoding tyrosine decarboxylase MfnA; the encoded protein is MDITDELRAYREKDIPYSRVLSSMCTIPHPIALEAHSMFIETNLGDPGIFRGTLELEKKLMEMLGKILHCDNPAGYICSGGTEANIQGIRAARNIQRSKNKPNIVIPETAHFSFEKIGDILGVEIRRAGIDEEYRVEVGMVERLIDDSTVAIVGIAGTTELGQIDPIVELSKLAEERGIELHVDAAFGGLVIPFMDDPYPFDFQNKGVSSITIDPHKMGMATIPAGGIVFRSEKYLRALEVETPYLTSKAQFTLTGTRPGTGVASAYAVLKHLGFDGMKEVVNKCLDNTRLLVEEMMSLGFEPVIEPIMNVVAFPADDAERLKEELYRRNWVISTIRNPRAIRFVIMPHVTEEVIKSFISDFRKIVGR
- the hisC gene encoding histidinol-phosphate transaminase, coding for MLRDCIELTQYVPGKSIEEVRKKYGLKRIVKLASNENPYGPSPKAINALRSFLDLHIYPDPSYSELRERLSEYTGWEEDRIVVSTGIDGILETIFSLLIDKGDEVLIPVPTFPYYHILTRLRCGREVLVKRGRNFRIDESVLNFITKKTKIVIVCSPNNPTGNTESEEVVRAIAESTDGLVFVDEAYIEFSDSKMDIDAENVVIARTFSKAFGLANLRIGYARLPDWLLEPFRAASTPFPVSTPAERAAIAALDDVKWMQECVERIRFERERVYRELKGMVEVHPSQANFLFFRSPLDNLAEELLKKGVIVRDCRNFVGCDRHIRVTVGKPEDNDMFLEAVKEVLGVDSTDRHPGNGENSSS